Proteins from a genomic interval of Pseudomonas silesiensis:
- a CDS encoding VIT1/CCC1 transporter family protein, which yields MKFMHRHTEAHRSDRIGWLRAAVLGANDGIVSTASLLIGVAAANASHATLLVTGMAGLMAGAMSMAAGEYISVHSQADTERADLSRERAELASDPKAEHIELANIYMHRGVSPELAHQVADQLMAHDALGSHARDELGISATLTAKPLQAALASAASFVVGAALPLAVTFVAPEHSVVPWISGMSLVFLGILGAIAAKAGGANVMTGAWRVTFWGALAMGITALVGHLFGAVV from the coding sequence ATGAAATTCATGCACAGGCACACCGAGGCACATCGAAGCGATCGTATCGGCTGGCTGCGCGCCGCCGTCCTGGGCGCCAATGACGGGATTGTCTCTACCGCCAGCCTGCTGATCGGCGTCGCAGCCGCCAACGCCAGCCACGCCACTTTGCTGGTCACCGGTATGGCGGGGTTGATGGCCGGCGCCATGTCCATGGCCGCTGGTGAGTACATTTCCGTGCATTCCCAGGCCGATACCGAGCGGGCCGATCTGTCCCGCGAACGGGCAGAACTGGCAAGCGACCCGAAAGCCGAGCACATCGAACTCGCCAACATATACATGCATCGCGGCGTATCACCCGAACTGGCGCATCAAGTGGCCGATCAATTGATGGCCCATGACGCACTGGGCTCTCACGCCCGGGACGAGTTGGGCATCAGCGCCACCCTCACCGCAAAACCCTTGCAGGCTGCCCTCGCCTCCGCCGCCAGTTTCGTGGTGGGTGCCGCGCTGCCTCTGGCGGTGACGTTTGTCGCGCCGGAGCACAGCGTGGTGCCCTGGATATCGGGCATGTCATTGGTGTTTCTCGGGATATTGGGCGCCATTGCCGCCAAGGCTGGCGGGGCCAACGTCATGACCGGCGCCTGGCGCGTGACCTTCTGGGGGGCTCTGGCCATGGGCATTACGGCCTTGGTGGGGCACTTGTTTGGCGCAGTGGTCTAG
- a CDS encoding FAD:protein FMN transferase: MSTELQRYSLNGETMGTRYTALFYAGAGIDTDEVGQRLARAVARVDQQMSTWKPDSDLNRLNAAPEQEWVSVPKDLATVLSAALRVSQQSGGAFDIAVGDLVNAWGFGPGEQTVTEQAIGTIAPRARLLASAALVVEPQGNQVRKRVPLNLDLSGIAKGFGVDELARCLEGLGITRYLVGIDGEMRARGVKPDGQCWVVALEKPSRDVREVMGVMELGDAAIATSGDYRHWVDVAGHSYAHTMNPATGAPLCNPLAAVTVVAASCMLADAWATALMVLGETEGPRLAQERGMDALFVLREGQQFKEISIVGGQLQAQIEAR; this comes from the coding sequence ATGTCTACTGAGTTGCAGCGTTATAGCCTGAACGGCGAAACCATGGGCACCCGCTACACCGCCCTGTTTTATGCCGGGGCCGGGATCGATACCGACGAAGTTGGCCAGCGCCTGGCCCGCGCCGTGGCCCGGGTGGACCAGCAAATGTCCACCTGGAAACCCGACTCGGACCTCAACCGCCTCAATGCCGCCCCCGAGCAGGAATGGGTGTCGGTGCCCAAGGATCTGGCCACGGTGCTGTCTGCTGCATTGCGCGTCAGTCAGCAATCCGGCGGCGCCTTCGACATCGCTGTCGGTGACCTGGTGAACGCCTGGGGCTTCGGCCCAGGGGAGCAAACGGTCACAGAGCAGGCGATCGGCACGATTGCGCCGCGCGCCCGGCTGTTAGCCAGCGCCGCATTAGTGGTTGAGCCGCAAGGCAATCAGGTGCGCAAGCGCGTGCCGCTGAACCTTGATTTGAGTGGCATCGCCAAAGGTTTTGGCGTGGATGAACTGGCCCGTTGCCTGGAGGGTTTGGGCATCACCCGCTACCTGGTCGGCATCGATGGCGAAATGCGCGCCCGGGGCGTCAAACCTGACGGCCAGTGCTGGGTCGTGGCCCTGGAAAAGCCCAGCCGGGACGTGCGTGAAGTCATGGGCGTGATGGAACTTGGCGATGCCGCTATCGCGACCTCCGGGGACTATCGACATTGGGTCGATGTGGCCGGTCATTCCTATGCTCATACCATGAACCCGGCCACCGGCGCGCCGCTGTGCAACCCGCTCGCCGCCGTCACCGTGGTGGCGGCCTCGTGCATGCTCGCCGATGCCTGGGCCACGGCGCTGATGGTCCTGGGGGAAACCGAGGGCCCACGCCTGGCTCAGGAACGCGGGATGGATGCTTTGTTCGTGCTGCGCGAAGGGCAACAGTTCAAAGAAATATCCATTGTCGGCGGCCAGTTGCAGGCGCAAATTGAAGCCCGCTGA
- a CDS encoding PepSY domain-containing protein has product MLRQFHSLPGLIAALLVMLLAISGAILSVDPALERLHSTSTPAGQLNVGQLAGRVASHFPGVEQIQRTASGTVIVYYNQNGQAGAEKVDPLTGKSLGPYEPSTFSRWVKDLHRSLFLGTPGHGVSGVGALFMLMLSVSGALLLARRLGGWRNLLRPLRGTFSQRWHAEVGRLALLGLLLSALSGLYMSATTFGFIADGSQSEPAFPAHVSAGPALPVAKLQALQATDLNDLRELVFPSPGNPHDVFSLRTAQGDGYVDQASGALLSYQAHDSMQNLYEWIYQLHTGEGLWWLGLPLGLCALCVPLMSVTGILLWWRRRKAGPNIRHNSPAHSADSVILVGSENNSTWGFAKTLHDALHQSGHQVHSAAMNEWVGDYRNAQRVFILTATHGDGDAPASASQFLTRLAKTGLKPGLPFAVLGLGDRQFAQFCQYAHQVQDAMLQAGGSPLLGLETVNRQSSQEFARWGHALGDVLGQELALVHTPQQPRTHQLQLTERIAYGEQVNAPTHILRFKACGELPGFLAGDLVGIVPPGSPVPRFYSLASGSQDGVLEICVRKHNGGVCSEFLHGLNIGAQIEAFIQPNPQFRPASGTHPVILIGAGTGIGPLAGFIRNNKARHPMHLYWGGRNPASDFLYEPELNQYLSDRRLTALRAAFSQVQDRSYVQDRLIGDALALRRLIEKGAQVLVCGSREMAKGVMQALDEVLAPLNLSVLTLKAQGRYREDVY; this is encoded by the coding sequence ATGCTTCGTCAGTTCCATTCCCTACCTGGCCTGATCGCCGCCCTGCTGGTCATGTTGTTGGCCATCAGCGGCGCGATCCTGTCTGTCGACCCGGCCCTGGAACGCCTGCACAGCACGTCCACTCCTGCCGGACAACTCAACGTCGGCCAACTGGCCGGGCGCGTTGCCAGCCACTTTCCGGGCGTGGAGCAGATCCAGCGCACAGCGTCCGGCACGGTGATCGTCTACTACAACCAGAACGGTCAGGCCGGGGCTGAAAAGGTCGACCCATTGACCGGCAAAAGCCTCGGACCTTACGAGCCATCCACGTTCTCACGGTGGGTGAAAGACCTGCACCGCTCGCTGTTTCTTGGCACGCCGGGCCATGGGGTGTCGGGTGTCGGCGCGCTGTTCATGCTGATGCTGTCGGTGTCCGGTGCGCTATTGCTGGCCCGGCGCCTGGGCGGCTGGCGCAACCTGCTGCGGCCACTGCGGGGCACCTTCAGCCAGCGCTGGCATGCTGAAGTCGGGCGACTGGCCTTGCTCGGGCTGCTGCTGTCGGCATTGAGCGGGCTCTACATGTCCGCCACCACTTTTGGCTTTATCGCCGACGGCAGTCAGAGTGAGCCCGCCTTCCCCGCCCACGTCAGCGCCGGCCCGGCCTTGCCGGTGGCGAAGCTGCAAGCCTTACAGGCCACCGACCTGAACGACCTGCGCGAGCTGGTCTTCCCGAGCCCCGGCAACCCGCACGATGTGTTTTCCCTGCGCACGGCCCAGGGCGACGGCTACGTGGATCAGGCCAGCGGCGCCTTGTTGTCCTATCAAGCCCACGACTCGATGCAAAACCTCTACGAATGGATCTATCAGCTGCACACCGGCGAAGGCCTGTGGTGGCTGGGCCTGCCGCTGGGGCTCTGCGCCCTCTGCGTGCCGTTGATGAGCGTGACCGGCATCCTGTTGTGGTGGCGTCGCCGCAAGGCTGGCCCGAACATTCGCCACAACAGCCCTGCCCACTCCGCCGACAGCGTGATTCTGGTGGGCAGTGAAAACAACAGCACTTGGGGCTTTGCCAAAACCTTGCACGACGCCTTGCACCAGAGTGGCCATCAAGTGCATAGCGCGGCAATGAATGAATGGGTAGGCGATTACCGCAATGCCCAACGGGTGTTCATCCTCACCGCGACCCACGGTGACGGCGATGCGCCGGCCTCGGCTTCGCAGTTCCTGACGCGGCTGGCCAAAACCGGCCTCAAACCCGGCCTGCCCTTTGCTGTGCTAGGTCTGGGCGACCGCCAGTTTGCGCAGTTCTGTCAGTACGCCCATCAGGTGCAGGACGCGATGTTGCAGGCCGGTGGCTCGCCATTGCTGGGGTTGGAAACCGTCAACCGCCAGTCCTCTCAGGAGTTTGCGCGCTGGGGTCATGCGTTGGGCGACGTGTTGGGGCAGGAGCTGGCGCTGGTTCACACCCCGCAGCAGCCGCGTACCCATCAATTGCAGCTGACAGAGCGGATTGCCTATGGCGAACAGGTAAATGCGCCGACCCACATCCTGCGCTTCAAAGCCTGCGGCGAGCTGCCGGGTTTTCTGGCCGGCGACCTGGTCGGGATTGTGCCCCCCGGCAGCCCGGTCCCGCGTTTCTACTCGCTGGCCAGCGGCTCCCAGGACGGAGTGCTGGAGATCTGTGTGCGTAAACACAACGGTGGCGTGTGTTCGGAATTCCTTCATGGCCTGAACATCGGCGCGCAGATCGAAGCTTTTATCCAGCCCAATCCGCAATTTCGTCCGGCTTCGGGCACGCACCCGGTGATCCTGATCGGCGCCGGTACCGGCATCGGTCCTCTGGCCGGTTTTATCCGCAACAACAAGGCCCGACACCCGATGCACTTGTATTGGGGCGGGCGCAACCCCGCCTCGGACTTTCTCTATGAACCGGAGCTCAACCAATACTTGTCGGACCGTCGCCTCACGGCTCTGCGCGCCGCCTTCTCTCAGGTCCAGGACCGCAGCTACGTGCAAGACCGGCTGATCGGCGATGCCCTGGCCTTGCGCCGGCTGATTGAAAAAGGTGCCCAAGTGCTGGTGTGTGGCAGTCGCGAAATGGCCAAAGGCGTGATGCAGGCCCTTGATGAAGTGTTGGCGCCTCTCAACCTGAGTGTGCTGACCCTCAAGGCACAAGGACGCTACCGTGAAGATGTCTACTGA
- a CDS encoding DUF2271 domain-containing protein, with protein sequence MKKIIAATCLAGAIALPGLAQAREVTLTTQLKDYNGNDAYLAIYVTDANGQYQKTLWVAGKKAKYYKHLGDWARGSGMNPSEFDGVSGASVGSGRTLKVSVELADTLIDAGYQIRIDSAVEDKRDARADVSVPLTSKGAGKPATGSTYVESFTYDL encoded by the coding sequence ATGAAAAAGATCATCGCAGCCACCTGCCTTGCCGGCGCCATTGCCCTGCCGGGTCTGGCCCAGGCCCGTGAAGTGACCTTGACCACACAGCTCAAGGACTACAACGGCAATGATGCCTATCTGGCGATCTACGTGACCGACGCCAATGGCCAATACCAGAAAACCCTTTGGGTGGCCGGCAAGAAAGCCAAGTACTACAAGCACCTGGGCGACTGGGCCCGTGGCAGCGGGATGAACCCGAGCGAGTTTGACGGGGTCAGCGGCGCCAGTGTCGGCAGTGGGCGCACGCTTAAAGTCAGCGTCGAACTGGCAGACACCCTGATTGATGCCGGGTATCAGATCCGCATCGACAGCGCCGTCGAGGACAAACGCGACGCTCGCGCCGATGTCAGCGTGCCGTTGACATCCAAGGGCGCCGGCAAGCCGGCGACCGGCAGTACCTACGTCGAGTCCTTCACTTACGATCTGTAG
- a CDS encoding PepSY domain-containing protein gives MKSGFIASATLLSLLLSAYALADDDCSDPVSDWQPRETLRQQVERQYGWSVQRIKVDDGCYELKGLDRKGNAIEASYSPASLRLRTLEIHFRDDGDARDYLGSPLTE, from the coding sequence ATGAAATCAGGTTTTATTGCCAGTGCCACGCTGTTGAGCCTGCTGCTCAGTGCTTACGCCCTGGCCGATGACGATTGCAGCGACCCGGTGAGCGACTGGCAACCGCGCGAAACCTTGCGTCAGCAGGTCGAGCGGCAATACGGCTGGAGCGTGCAACGCATCAAGGTCGACGACGGTTGTTACGAGCTCAAGGGGTTGGATCGAAAAGGCAACGCCATCGAAGCCAGCTACTCACCGGCCTCGCTGCGTTTGCGCACACTCGAGATCCATTTTCGCGACGACGGCGATGCCAGGGATTACCTCGGCAGCCCGCTCACCGAATGA
- a CDS encoding response regulator transcription factor, which translates to MRVLLVEDAAGLGEAVREQIADDGHAVDWVQRLDHARNSVRTTPYDLILLDLMLPDGRGLDFLRQQRSAGDVTPVIILTAQDQISDRIAGLNAGADDYLVKPFDLFELSARVAAVARRYSGNPNPQIKLGDLQVDMSARTVQRAGATVDLTAREWALFEAFVQRPSALLSKSQLEERLYAFGAEIESNTIEVYISRLRKKLGRDLIETVRGMGYRLMSA; encoded by the coding sequence ATGCGGGTTTTATTGGTCGAGGACGCAGCAGGGTTGGGGGAGGCGGTGCGCGAACAGATCGCTGATGATGGCCACGCCGTCGATTGGGTGCAGCGCCTGGATCATGCGCGCAATAGCGTGCGCACTACGCCTTACGACCTGATCCTGCTGGACCTGATGCTCCCGGATGGTCGCGGGCTGGATTTTTTGCGTCAACAACGCTCGGCAGGAGACGTGACCCCGGTGATTATCCTGACTGCGCAAGACCAGATTTCCGATCGTATTGCTGGCCTCAATGCTGGCGCCGACGACTACCTGGTCAAACCGTTCGACTTGTTTGAACTCTCGGCCCGTGTGGCGGCGGTGGCCCGGCGTTACAGCGGCAATCCCAATCCGCAGATCAAGCTCGGTGATTTGCAGGTCGACATGAGCGCCCGCACAGTGCAGCGGGCCGGCGCAACGGTGGACCTCACGGCGCGAGAATGGGCGCTGTTCGAGGCCTTTGTGCAGCGCCCCAGCGCGCTGCTGTCCAAGTCGCAACTGGAAGAGCGGCTGTATGCTTTCGGCGCCGAAATCGAGAGCAATACCATCGAGGTCTATATCAGCCGTTTGCGTAAAAAACTCGGGCGCGACCTGATTGAAACCGTGCGGGGCATGGGCTACCGGTTGATGTCCGCATGA
- a CDS encoding sensor histidine kinase: MKPSSSLQKRLGLGLTLGTTLLWLAATVGAWLVVQHELNEAFDSALEETAQRILPLAVLEISNRENPREAQHVATLKMHKEYLTYLVRDAQGQILMQSHDANPKIFNQHPAEGFSTTKKYRLYGASALRETVFIEIAEPLEHRREAAREALLALLLPLLALIPISLLGTWLFVRISLRSVLAYRRAVEARGVGDLSPISGARLPAEIAPLAEAVNHLLERLRKALESERSFTANSAHELRTPLAATLAQIQRLHHEAPEGPLRVRAAKIENALRDLARLSEKLMQLAKAEGGGLLSETPQDLIPLLAHGVDEWNQRSGQRIALQLPNQACVYSTIDPDAFGILLRNLIENALKYGAADQPVEVSLTEQARLRVINGGPAVPAPVLQHLTERFVRGHSEISGSGLGLAITKTIVQGVNARMNLVSPATGRRDGFEVCVWLPLASTIEV, encoded by the coding sequence ATGAAGCCGTCGTCAAGCCTGCAAAAACGTCTCGGCCTGGGATTGACGCTGGGCACCACCTTACTGTGGCTGGCGGCGACCGTCGGTGCCTGGCTGGTGGTGCAACATGAATTGAACGAGGCGTTCGACAGCGCGCTGGAAGAAACCGCGCAGCGCATCCTGCCCCTGGCCGTGCTGGAAATCAGCAACCGGGAAAATCCCCGTGAGGCGCAACATGTTGCCACCCTGAAAATGCACAAGGAATACCTGACGTACCTGGTGCGCGATGCCCAGGGCCAAATCCTGATGCAGTCCCACGACGCCAACCCGAAGATCTTCAACCAACATCCGGCCGAAGGCTTTTCAACCACAAAAAAATACCGTCTGTACGGCGCCAGTGCGCTACGTGAAACAGTGTTTATCGAGATTGCCGAACCTCTGGAACACCGCCGTGAAGCGGCACGTGAAGCGTTGCTTGCCTTGTTGTTGCCATTATTGGCGCTGATTCCCATCAGCCTGTTGGGCACGTGGTTGTTTGTGCGCATCAGCTTGCGCAGTGTATTGGCCTATCGTCGTGCCGTGGAGGCTCGAGGGGTAGGTGATCTGTCGCCGATCAGCGGGGCGCGATTGCCGGCGGAAATCGCACCACTGGCGGAGGCGGTCAATCATCTGCTGGAGCGCTTGCGCAAGGCCTTGGAGAGCGAACGCAGCTTTACTGCCAACAGCGCCCATGAACTGCGTACGCCACTGGCGGCGACCCTGGCGCAAATCCAGCGACTGCACCATGAGGCGCCCGAGGGCCCGTTGCGAGTACGTGCGGCGAAAATCGAAAACGCGTTGCGCGACCTGGCGCGACTCTCGGAAAAACTCATGCAACTGGCCAAGGCCGAAGGCGGTGGCCTGTTGTCCGAAACGCCTCAGGACCTGATTCCGTTGCTGGCCCATGGGGTCGACGAATGGAACCAACGCAGCGGCCAGCGCATTGCGCTGCAGTTGCCCAACCAGGCTTGCGTTTACTCGACCATCGACCCGGACGCTTTCGGCATTTTGCTGCGCAACCTGATTGAGAATGCGCTGAAGTATGGTGCAGCGGATCAACCGGTCGAAGTCAGTCTCACCGAACAGGCCCGACTACGGGTGATCAATGGCGGCCCAGCGGTGCCGGCGCCGGTTTTGCAGCACCTGACCGAGCGCTTTGTGCGAGGTCACAGTGAGATCAGCGGTTCAGGCTTGGGCTTGGCGATTACCAAAACCATTGTGCAGGGAGTCAATGCGAGAATGAATTTGGTCTCGCCAGCAACAGGTCGTCGCGACGGTTTCGAGGTATGCGTCTGGTTACCGCTCGCATCAACTATTGAAGTCTGA
- a CDS encoding aldo/keto reductase — translation MQQDNRGTSENAFQDHPGFSRRNVLIGGAVVGAGLSVAPLSWAASPDSAKGAGSSVSGVRVTNKRKLGSLEVSELGVGCMNISANYGAPADKEQGIKVIRTAHEQGVTFFDTAEVYGPYTNEELVGEALSPFRNEVVVASKFGFDMDAGGALNSRPEHIRKVLEGSLKRLRTDRIDLYYQHRVDPNVPIEDVAGTVQDLIKEGKVLHFGLSEASASTIRRAHAVQRVTAVQTEYSVMERSVEHNGVLDTCEQLGIGFVCWGPLGMGFLPGTLNGSTRFDANTDLRSGFERFTPENLSANEPIITLLRKFAQEKHASPAQISLAWLLAQKPWIVPIPGTRKLDHLQENLASVSVKLTAAELMEMDAALAKLKVHGGRMSPMHMRAVDVTQ, via the coding sequence ATGCAGCAGGATAATAGAGGCACATCAGAAAACGCATTCCAGGATCATCCAGGCTTCAGTCGCCGTAACGTTTTGATTGGCGGGGCGGTCGTTGGGGCCGGTTTGAGTGTTGCACCGCTGTCCTGGGCAGCCTCACCGGATAGCGCAAAAGGCGCTGGCAGCTCAGTGAGCGGAGTGCGAGTCACAAATAAGCGCAAGCTTGGTTCGCTGGAAGTCTCGGAACTCGGTGTCGGGTGCATGAACATCAGCGCCAATTATGGGGCGCCTGCAGACAAAGAGCAGGGCATCAAGGTCATCCGAACGGCCCATGAACAGGGCGTCACTTTTTTTGATACGGCCGAAGTGTATGGGCCGTACACCAATGAAGAATTGGTAGGTGAGGCGCTTTCCCCGTTTCGTAACGAGGTAGTAGTCGCGTCAAAATTCGGTTTCGACATGGATGCCGGCGGCGCACTCAATAGTCGCCCGGAACATATCCGGAAGGTGCTTGAGGGCTCGCTGAAGCGGCTGCGCACCGACCGTATCGATCTTTACTATCAACACCGAGTCGATCCAAACGTACCGATCGAGGATGTTGCGGGTACGGTCCAGGACCTTATAAAAGAGGGCAAGGTGTTGCACTTCGGTCTCTCGGAGGCAAGTGCAAGCACCATTCGCCGAGCGCATGCCGTTCAGCGTGTGACTGCGGTCCAAACCGAATACTCCGTCATGGAGAGAAGCGTCGAGCACAACGGAGTACTTGATACCTGTGAACAACTGGGTATCGGTTTCGTGTGCTGGGGCCCGCTGGGCATGGGCTTTTTACCCGGCACACTGAATGGCAGTACACGGTTCGACGCCAACACCGATTTACGTTCCGGGTTTGAACGATTCACGCCTGAGAACCTGTCAGCAAACGAGCCGATCATTACTTTGCTCAGGAAGTTCGCACAGGAAAAGCATGCCTCTCCTGCCCAGATATCGCTGGCGTGGTTGCTCGCGCAGAAGCCCTGGATCGTCCCGATTCCAGGCACGCGCAAGCTCGATCACCTTCAAGAGAACCTGGCATCCGTCAGCGTGAAGCTGACGGCCGCCGAACTGATGGAAATGGATGCAGCTCTGGCAAAGCTAAAAGTGCACGGTGGTCGAATGAGCCCAATGCATATGCGTGCCGTCGACGTCACCCAGTGA
- a CDS encoding NADH-dependent flavin oxidoreductase, with translation MNQVTRKVFEPFVFDNGIELRNRVAMAPMTTWAGNADGTVSDEEIAYYQRRVNGVGLVITGCTHVLANGIGFTDEFAAFDDTFVPSLKRLAKAAKSGGATAVLQLFHAGNKAVLELVPDVVSASAVSIDAGPFSVSATPRAMTQEEIHDVILAFGEATRRAIEAGFDGIELHGAHGFLIQNFFSPKFNQRDDEWGGSLENRLRFPLAVVHEVHRVIKAHADRPFLFGYRISPDESGENGLRIDDTCVLVDGLIESGIDYLHVSLGSVLETVTVDGQGDQTTAKVILDHVDGRIPVIAAGQIKTPRQAE, from the coding sequence ATGAATCAGGTTACGCGTAAGGTGTTCGAGCCGTTTGTGTTCGACAACGGAATCGAGTTGCGCAATCGCGTGGCAATGGCCCCCATGACAACGTGGGCCGGCAACGCGGACGGTACTGTTTCCGACGAGGAAATTGCTTACTACCAGCGTCGGGTAAACGGTGTCGGTCTGGTGATCACCGGTTGCACGCACGTGCTCGCCAACGGTATTGGATTCACCGACGAATTTGCAGCGTTCGACGATACATTCGTTCCCAGTCTCAAGCGATTGGCCAAGGCCGCGAAGAGCGGTGGTGCAACGGCAGTGCTGCAGTTGTTCCACGCAGGTAACAAGGCCGTTTTGGAGTTGGTGCCGGACGTTGTCAGCGCCAGTGCAGTGAGCATTGACGCAGGGCCGTTCAGCGTTAGCGCTACCCCACGCGCAATGACCCAGGAAGAAATCCACGACGTTATCCTGGCGTTTGGTGAGGCGACACGTCGTGCCATCGAGGCTGGATTTGACGGCATAGAACTGCATGGCGCCCACGGATTTCTGATCCAGAACTTCTTTTCTCCAAAGTTCAACCAGCGCGATGACGAGTGGGGCGGCTCACTAGAGAACCGTCTGCGTTTTCCATTGGCGGTTGTGCATGAGGTTCATCGAGTCATCAAGGCACACGCTGATCGACCGTTCCTGTTCGGCTATCGCATTTCGCCAGATGAATCTGGCGAAAATGGATTGCGCATCGACGACACCTGCGTGCTTGTCGATGGACTGATCGAAAGCGGTATCGACTATCTCCACGTCTCGTTGGGAAGCGTGCTGGAAACGGTGACTGTCGACGGACAGGGCGACCAGACCACGGCGAAGGTGATTCTGGATCATGTCGACGGACGCATTCCAGTGATTGCCGCCGGGCAGATCAAGACGCCCCGCCAAGCCGAGTAA
- a CDS encoding YkgJ family cysteine cluster protein has translation MQNNSIRFACNGCGICCKGRLVPLTLNETRQWLERGHEVAIILEAFEQSIWTAGPQQFAHAAGRAVEVPCGNSHVRAVAVFAGNALVQCQSLGDDGRCGIYEERPLVCRIYPAEINPFIALDPENKICPPEVWEEGEVLFTDRIVDPVLADQIERSRQADREDAQAKIALCETLGLNVAAWKGNALAVYLPDRQQLAEAIARYDAGKVGPARSNWKVRVDAPALRQQLHQVGLAFDDQLPTDYIFHAL, from the coding sequence ATGCAAAACAACAGCATCCGGTTTGCGTGCAATGGCTGCGGGATCTGCTGCAAGGGGCGGTTGGTTCCACTGACGTTGAACGAGACAAGGCAGTGGCTGGAAAGAGGGCATGAGGTCGCGATCATACTGGAGGCGTTTGAGCAATCCATCTGGACTGCTGGGCCGCAACAGTTTGCCCACGCCGCAGGACGCGCAGTCGAGGTGCCTTGCGGTAATTCCCATGTGCGGGCCGTTGCAGTGTTTGCGGGCAATGCGCTGGTGCAATGTCAAAGCCTCGGTGATGACGGTCGTTGCGGTATCTACGAAGAGCGGCCGCTGGTGTGCCGTATATACCCGGCGGAAATCAATCCGTTCATTGCCCTTGATCCGGAAAACAAGATTTGCCCGCCCGAAGTCTGGGAGGAGGGTGAAGTGTTGTTTACAGATCGGATCGTTGATCCGGTTCTTGCTGATCAGATTGAACGCTCCCGCCAGGCTGACAGAGAGGATGCGCAGGCAAAAATTGCGCTGTGTGAAACCTTGGGGCTGAACGTGGCTGCATGGAAAGGAAATGCGCTGGCGGTGTACTTGCCAGATCGCCAGCAGCTCGCCGAGGCGATTGCCCGCTACGATGCTGGAAAAGTGGGACCTGCTCGTTCCAACTGGAAGGTCCGCGTCGATGCTCCGGCGTTGCGCCAGCAGCTTCACCAGGTGGGCTTGGCGTTTGATGACCAACTGCCAACTGACTACATTTTTCATGCGCTGTAG
- a CDS encoding AraC family transcriptional regulator — translation MTDITRLAKSVSQLVPCDGDRITDIPGLSLHRRKAVTAPMHCIYGLGIGVTLQGGKQVIVGSEVLSYTPGESMVTSVDLPVTSHVTQASVLKPFLGMMLALDSTTVMQVAERMRLSQRMRDDAFRPVTVQPLDVGVLDALRRLVDLLKEPHWIETLAPLIKEEIIARLLNGTHGPQLLHVIAAGSPSQQIAKTLAWLKVNFRQTLRMDDLAAQAHMSPSTFRQHFRAVTGMSPLQYQKQLRLQAARQLMLSQNIDASSAGGLVGYESSSQFSREYSRLFGEPPQRDIKRIRL, via the coding sequence ATGACTGACATCACGCGTCTCGCTAAATCGGTCAGCCAGTTGGTTCCTTGCGATGGTGACCGCATTACCGACATTCCCGGTCTGAGCCTGCATCGGCGTAAAGCCGTTACGGCGCCCATGCATTGTATCTACGGCCTGGGAATTGGCGTGACCTTGCAAGGCGGCAAGCAGGTGATCGTCGGCAGTGAAGTCCTCTCCTATACACCCGGCGAGTCGATGGTGACCAGTGTCGATCTCCCGGTCACTTCCCATGTTACTCAAGCCAGCGTGCTCAAGCCATTCCTCGGCATGATGCTGGCACTCGACAGCACCACCGTGATGCAGGTCGCCGAGCGCATGCGGTTATCGCAGCGTATGCGAGATGACGCGTTTCGTCCCGTGACCGTACAGCCTTTGGATGTGGGGGTGCTGGATGCGCTGAGGCGCTTGGTGGACCTGCTCAAAGAGCCCCACTGGATTGAGACCCTCGCTCCGCTGATCAAGGAAGAGATCATTGCCCGGCTGTTGAACGGAACCCATGGCCCGCAGTTGCTGCATGTGATTGCCGCCGGTTCACCCAGTCAGCAAATTGCCAAGACATTAGCCTGGCTCAAAGTTAATTTCCGTCAGACGTTGCGCATGGATGATCTGGCGGCACAAGCGCATATGAGTCCTTCCACGTTTCGCCAACACTTTCGGGCCGTGACCGGGATGAGCCCGCTGCAGTATCAGAAGCAGTTACGGCTACAAGCAGCTCGACAGTTGATGCTCAGCCAGAATATCGATGCAAGCAGTGCGGGCGGGCTGGTGGGGTATGAAAGCTCATCGCAGTTCAGCCGCGAATACAGTCGCCTGTTCGGAGAACCACCTCAGCGCGACATCAAGCGGATTCGCCTGTGA